From the Gadus chalcogrammus isolate NIFS_2021 chromosome 15, NIFS_Gcha_1.0, whole genome shotgun sequence genome, one window contains:
- the etaa1b gene encoding uncharacterized protein etaa1b isoform X1 translates to MTMSRSRSPEVQGSRGTLVPQHPEVRPEPQIQGLVQSRTYRAVQTPRRWTCDRYSVLTSGDSPGDEVTQDIIWDPTSPTQPGPSGGSRTTRMVKISDIVNRIAPKDVRPAPSPLLQWMGDCGVSCTPEPRTHRARRRSVRQSSVDGLVELARAFDRNMERSDDLAAAPRLHDDLAAAPRPHGDLADDPRPTSNLAATPPPLPPPSESQRVEAELRALFDSSTQKVSGALSQGALSEGPLSQGFSGLLRKGVSGPLSQGALSQGALSQGVSGPLSQGPLRPSDRPPGVAARGPGPVVQDFEDDFEDDWEDDDLMDDSLVVATTSGAPPGVDSSCPPQGRTPGPRGGRPGPRTPQRSTFRLEPNPRCLAPPASINHRSERLPPPASTNHGSERLARPALTNQGSECLAPPALTNHRSVHLQAVQPVKRQPVTTVTALTMVTPVTKVKPVTTAKPVTTVKPVTTVKPVTTVKPQSSAGVQGPGAPDGWWDEGGDDQLLLQVCEDVEKFSNSQPSSAPQAPPCGRGHPSTPARGRGLSTTPVAIGPAPPRGAGQPLACGYRRSNSAPVAGGRAASGQGGDVQTKGTWVTADQSALSQSHPGSHVGPRHLRDTPGTFRPQTVTSRPSGNSHHATFKRHFSDSSAISSKAVSTGQVSVQLISRCSAADIERKKQEALARKRKRMQNSQKNETS, encoded by the exons ATGACCATGTCCCGGTCCCGGTCTCCGGAGGTCCAGGGGTCCAGAGGGACCCTCGTCCCCCAACACCCGGAGGTCCGACCGGAGCCCCAAATACAGGGGCTCGTCCAATCGCGTACATATAGAG CCGTGCAGACCCCCAGACGATGGACCTGCGACCGCTACTCGGTCTTGACTAGCGGGGACTCTCCCGGGGACGAGGTCACCCAGGACATCATCTGggaccccacctcccccacccagcCCGGCCCCA GCGGGGGTTCCAGGACCACCAGGATGGTGAAGATATCCGACATAGTGAACCGCATCGCCCCCAAG GACGTCCGGCCGGCGCCGTCGCCCCTCTTGCAGTGGATGGGCGACTGCGGGGTGTCATGCACCCCCGAGCCCCGGACGCACCGCGCCCGCAGGCGCTCAGTCAG gcaGAGCAGTGTGGACggcctggtggagctggcccgAGCCTTCGACCGGAACATGGAGCGCTCCGACGACCTGGCCGCCGCCCCTCGTCTCCACGACGACCTGGCCGCTGCCCCACGTCCCCACGGCGACCTGGCTGATGACCCCCGTCCCACCAGCAACCTGGCCGCAACCCCCCCTccgcttccccccccctccgagtcgcagcgggtggaggcggagctccGGGCGCTGTTCGACAGCTCCACCCAGAAGGTCAGCGGGGCCCTGAGCCAGGGGGCCCTCAGCGAGGGGCCCCTCAGCCAGGGGTTCAGCGGGCTCCTCAGAAAGGGTGTCAGTGGGCCCCTCAGCCAGGGAGCCCTCAGCCAAGGGGCCCTCAGCCAGGGGGTCAGCGGGCCCCTGAGCCAGGGACCCCTCAGGCCCTCAGACCGGCCCCCGGGGGTGGcggcccggggcccggggccggtgGTCCAGGATTTTGAGGATGACTTTGAGGACGACTGGGAGGACGATGACCTAATGGACGACTCGCTGGTGGTTGCCACGACCTCAGGGGCTCCCCCGGGGGTCGACTCCTCCTGCCCACCCCAGGGGAGGACTCCCGGACCCAGGGGCGGCCGTCCCGGACCCAGGACCCCCCAGCGCAGCACCTTCAGACTGGAGCCCAACCCAAGGTGTCTGGCACCCCCCGCCTCAATCAATCACAGGTCAGAgcgcctgcccccccccgcctcgaCCAATCACGGGTCAGAGCGCCTGGCCCGCCCCGCCTTGACCAATCAAGGGTCAGAGTGCCTGGCCCCCCCCGCCTTGACCAATCACAGGTCAGTGCACCTGCAGGCAGTTCAACCTGTCAAAAGGCAGCCCGTTACCACGGTGACGGCGCTAACAATGGTGACACCAGTAACCAAGGTAAAGCCGGTAACCACGGCGAAGCCGGTAACCACGGTGAAGCCGGTAACCACGGTGAAGCCGGTAACCACGGTGAAGCCTCAGTCGAGCGCGGGGGtccagggccccggggccccggacGGCTGGTGGGACGAGGGCGGAGACgaccagctgctgctccaggtGTGTGAGGACGTAGAGAAGTTCTCCAACAGCCAGCCCTCCTCGGCCCCTCAGGCCCCTCCCTGTGGGCGGGGTCACCCCAGCACGCCcgcccgggggcggggcctctccACCACGCCGGTGGCCATCGGCCCTGCCCCCCCGCGGGGCGCGGGCCAGCCGCTGGCGTGCGGGTACAGGCGCTCTAACTCGGCCCCGGTGGCCGGCGGGAGGGCTGCGAGCGGCCAGGGGGGGGACGTCCAGACGAAGGGCACTTGGGTCACAGCCGACCAATCAGCTCTCTCTCAGAGCCATCCCGGCAGCCATGTTGGACCACGTCACCTCAGAGACACTCCCGGGACATTCCGCCCGCAGACGGTGACCTCCAGACCCTCAGGAAACTCCCATCATGCAACATTCAAGAGGCACTTCTCAGACTCCTCCGCCATCAGCAGCAAAG CGGTGTCGACCGGTCAGGTGAGCGTTCAGTTGATCTCCAGGTGCTCGGCTGCTGACATCGAGAGGAAGAAGCAGGAAGCTCTCGCCAGGAAACGCAAGCGGATGCAGAACTCCCAGAAAAACGAG ACCTCCTGA
- the etaa1b gene encoding uncharacterized protein etaa1b isoform X2 gives MTMSRSRSPEVQGSRGTLVPQHPEVRPEPQIQGLVQSRTYRGGGSRTTRMVKISDIVNRIAPKDVRPAPSPLLQWMGDCGVSCTPEPRTHRARRRSVRQSSVDGLVELARAFDRNMERSDDLAAAPRLHDDLAAAPRPHGDLADDPRPTSNLAATPPPLPPPSESQRVEAELRALFDSSTQKVSGALSQGALSEGPLSQGFSGLLRKGVSGPLSQGALSQGALSQGVSGPLSQGPLRPSDRPPGVAARGPGPVVQDFEDDFEDDWEDDDLMDDSLVVATTSGAPPGVDSSCPPQGRTPGPRGGRPGPRTPQRSTFRLEPNPRCLAPPASINHRSERLPPPASTNHGSERLARPALTNQGSECLAPPALTNHRSVHLQAVQPVKRQPVTTVTALTMVTPVTKVKPVTTAKPVTTVKPVTTVKPVTTVKPQSSAGVQGPGAPDGWWDEGGDDQLLLQVCEDVEKFSNSQPSSAPQAPPCGRGHPSTPARGRGLSTTPVAIGPAPPRGAGQPLACGYRRSNSAPVAGGRAASGQGGDVQTKGTWVTADQSALSQSHPGSHVGPRHLRDTPGTFRPQTVTSRPSGNSHHATFKRHFSDSSAISSKAVSTGQVSVQLISRCSAADIERKKQEALARKRKRMQNSQKNETS, from the exons ATGACCATGTCCCGGTCCCGGTCTCCGGAGGTCCAGGGGTCCAGAGGGACCCTCGTCCCCCAACACCCGGAGGTCCGACCGGAGCCCCAAATACAGGGGCTCGTCCAATCGCGTACATATAGAG GCGGGGGTTCCAGGACCACCAGGATGGTGAAGATATCCGACATAGTGAACCGCATCGCCCCCAAG GACGTCCGGCCGGCGCCGTCGCCCCTCTTGCAGTGGATGGGCGACTGCGGGGTGTCATGCACCCCCGAGCCCCGGACGCACCGCGCCCGCAGGCGCTCAGTCAG gcaGAGCAGTGTGGACggcctggtggagctggcccgAGCCTTCGACCGGAACATGGAGCGCTCCGACGACCTGGCCGCCGCCCCTCGTCTCCACGACGACCTGGCCGCTGCCCCACGTCCCCACGGCGACCTGGCTGATGACCCCCGTCCCACCAGCAACCTGGCCGCAACCCCCCCTccgcttccccccccctccgagtcgcagcgggtggaggcggagctccGGGCGCTGTTCGACAGCTCCACCCAGAAGGTCAGCGGGGCCCTGAGCCAGGGGGCCCTCAGCGAGGGGCCCCTCAGCCAGGGGTTCAGCGGGCTCCTCAGAAAGGGTGTCAGTGGGCCCCTCAGCCAGGGAGCCCTCAGCCAAGGGGCCCTCAGCCAGGGGGTCAGCGGGCCCCTGAGCCAGGGACCCCTCAGGCCCTCAGACCGGCCCCCGGGGGTGGcggcccggggcccggggccggtgGTCCAGGATTTTGAGGATGACTTTGAGGACGACTGGGAGGACGATGACCTAATGGACGACTCGCTGGTGGTTGCCACGACCTCAGGGGCTCCCCCGGGGGTCGACTCCTCCTGCCCACCCCAGGGGAGGACTCCCGGACCCAGGGGCGGCCGTCCCGGACCCAGGACCCCCCAGCGCAGCACCTTCAGACTGGAGCCCAACCCAAGGTGTCTGGCACCCCCCGCCTCAATCAATCACAGGTCAGAgcgcctgcccccccccgcctcgaCCAATCACGGGTCAGAGCGCCTGGCCCGCCCCGCCTTGACCAATCAAGGGTCAGAGTGCCTGGCCCCCCCCGCCTTGACCAATCACAGGTCAGTGCACCTGCAGGCAGTTCAACCTGTCAAAAGGCAGCCCGTTACCACGGTGACGGCGCTAACAATGGTGACACCAGTAACCAAGGTAAAGCCGGTAACCACGGCGAAGCCGGTAACCACGGTGAAGCCGGTAACCACGGTGAAGCCGGTAACCACGGTGAAGCCTCAGTCGAGCGCGGGGGtccagggccccggggccccggacGGCTGGTGGGACGAGGGCGGAGACgaccagctgctgctccaggtGTGTGAGGACGTAGAGAAGTTCTCCAACAGCCAGCCCTCCTCGGCCCCTCAGGCCCCTCCCTGTGGGCGGGGTCACCCCAGCACGCCcgcccgggggcggggcctctccACCACGCCGGTGGCCATCGGCCCTGCCCCCCCGCGGGGCGCGGGCCAGCCGCTGGCGTGCGGGTACAGGCGCTCTAACTCGGCCCCGGTGGCCGGCGGGAGGGCTGCGAGCGGCCAGGGGGGGGACGTCCAGACGAAGGGCACTTGGGTCACAGCCGACCAATCAGCTCTCTCTCAGAGCCATCCCGGCAGCCATGTTGGACCACGTCACCTCAGAGACACTCCCGGGACATTCCGCCCGCAGACGGTGACCTCCAGACCCTCAGGAAACTCCCATCATGCAACATTCAAGAGGCACTTCTCAGACTCCTCCGCCATCAGCAGCAAAG CGGTGTCGACCGGTCAGGTGAGCGTTCAGTTGATCTCCAGGTGCTCGGCTGCTGACATCGAGAGGAAGAAGCAGGAAGCTCTCGCCAGGAAACGCAAGCGGATGCAGAACTCCCAGAAAAACGAG ACCTCCTGA